Below is a genomic region from Balaenoptera ricei isolate mBalRic1 chromosome 3, mBalRic1.hap2, whole genome shotgun sequence.
GCTGCCACGGTGCATGTGCTTCCTGCTGCTTCTGGTCACACTGATGGTTATCCTCGTGCCCCTGATCATCTTCGTTGTCAGGGCCGACAGCAAGGACTGCACGGATGGCCTCCAAGCAGAGCGGGAGTGTCAGAACCTCACTCGACACGTGCAGCACCAGCTAACCCAGGCCCAGGAAGTCTTACACAAGATGGAGGTCCAGGCCGCCACCTGCAACCAGACGGTGGTAAGCCACTGCACCCCCTAGAGAGGGCCCTGTACTTGCGGGGGTTCTTACAGGGTCTACGTGGAGATCAAGATGATAGACCTTAAAACTCCCCCCTGGATGTCCCCACCAGGGTTTGGAGACCTCTAAACTCACCAGGGTGCTAGTGTGGGGTGGGGTCTTAAAACTTCCCAGAGCACCCAAATCAGGGGCCTCAGTATCCCTGCTAGGATATGGGGGAATCTCCAGACTCCAGGGCACTGATGTGTGGGAGCTAGAAACTCCCCTCGGGCCCCAGTCTTGGGGGAGCAGAAGTCCCCTCTAGGGGTTGGGATCGGGACCTCACCAGGTCCCAAAGAAAGAAGAGGCTCTTGATACTTCCACTGCATCCTGAGAGACTTTGGAATTTTCATCTGTGTCCTGATATGGGGGAACCTTGAAACTCCCACTGGACCTCTACTTGGACTCCGAAATCCCCCCTGTGCTCTGGTTTTGGGAGGACCTCTCAATCTTCTCGGGCAATAGCCCGGGGGATCTGGAAACTTCTCCTAGAGTTTGGGCATGGGGAGCTTCCAAATTCTCTTGGGGAGGGCCTCAAAACTCCCATTTCGAGGATCACACCCTTATCGGTGgccctgggagggtgggaggttgTGGCCACTCTTCAAGGTGGGAGACTGAGGTGCAGGGGACGGTCGGAGTGGAAACTGAAGGGGGTTTGGACCCGAGCTCCTCTGATCCCAGGGCCTAAGGAGGGGTCCAGGGCCCAAGGACAGAAGTCCAGtttcccacaccccacccccacccccgcgtCGCAGGTGACCCTGAGGGACTCTCTGAAGATGGAGCAGGCACGGGTGGTGGAGCTTCAGGGTGAGAAAAGCACGAGGCCAGCGTTCCACGGAGGCGGCTCCGAGGGGTGGGCCAGATATTGAAGAGGACTGAGGAGGGAGGGTCCCAGGGTTGGGGtcgggagggagggatggggccaGATTCCATCTGGAGTAGGGGAGGGGTGAGCACGCCAGGTTTCCCAGCGTGGGTTGAATGAGGGCGGGGCTAGAGGCGGGGACTTGTCCCGGGGTGGAGCCAGGTGAGTGGGCGTGGTCAGTGTGTTGACGCGCCCCTTGATTCTGTACCCGACCCCACCAGGCGAGGTCAAGATTTTGAACCGGAAGCTGGAGGACACTTTGGAGGAGGTGCAGCGACTAAGGTCCGAgacgacccccccacccccggctacTCCCCTTTCACCCCACCCCGAAGACTCGCGACCCCCTTGGCTTCGAAAAACCCCGTTGCTCAGGGGGCAAAGTTTAAGTCCCAGCCTTGTCCCTTGTGTCACACAGCCATGGGCTGGCCGCTGCCAGCTCTCCTCCCCAGTGACTTGGTGGGGGAGGAGTGGAGATTCTTGGGGGCGCAGCCTCCAGCTGCTGGAGCCGGCCCGGCAGCTGCCTGAGTTGTCCCGATCTCTACTCCAGAAGGGGGAGTGAGGCTTCAGCTGAGAACAACTCTTCTAGCTGCTGGAGCGTCCTGTTCGCTGTGGTCGTGGTCGTGGTCCTCAAGGCTCTGCTGATCTGAGGTCCCAGAAAGCCGGCCGGTAAGGAGGGGGCAGCTCGGGGGAGAAGAAAGCTGGGAAAGGATGGGAGTCGGGGATGGGTCACGGTCTGGGGAGGTGGCCTA
It encodes:
- the BST2 gene encoding bone marrow stromal antigen 2, giving the protein MVDHLNESVLRCGKLPRCMCFLLLLVTLMVILVPLIIFVVRADSKDCTDGLQAERECQNLTRHVQHQLTQAQEVLHKMEVQAATCNQTVVTLRDSLKMEQARVVELQGEVKILNRKLEDTLEEVQRLRRGSEASAENNSSSCWSVLFAVVVVVVLKALLI